A genome region from Leptodactylus fuscus isolate aLepFus1 chromosome 6, aLepFus1.hap2, whole genome shotgun sequence includes the following:
- the TPD52L2 gene encoding tumor protein D54 isoform X11 produces the protein MDPGGQDINLNSPNKGLLSDTMTDVPVGPAGTRVPADAAGGVLPEGMTEAEAEELRTELFKVEEEILTLRQVLAAKEHHAADIKKRLGQTPLHQLKLNLSKSLHEVQMSNAYKKTQETLSTASQKTTAALSTMGTAITRKLGDMR, from the exons ACATCAACCTTAACTCTCCCAACAAAGGTTTGCTGTCAGACACCATGACGGATGTGCCAGTGGGCCCAGCAGGAACCCGAGTGCCAGCTGATGCTGCAGGAGGAGTGCTGCCAGAGGGCATGACTGAGGCCGAAGCAGAGGAACTGCGTACTGAGCTGTTTAAG GTGGAGGAGGAGATTCTTACCCTGCGTCAGGTACTGGCCGCCAAGGAGCACCATGCGGCAGACATAAAGAAAAGGCTGGGACAGACTCCTCTACACCAGCTGAAGCTCAATCTCTCTAAGAGTTTGCATGAAGTCCAAATGTCTAATGC CTATAAGAAGACTCAGGAGACGCTCTCTACTGCTAGTCAGAAAACGACTGCTGCTTTGTCTACGATGGGTACTGCCATCACCAGAAAACTGGGGGATATGAGGTAA